From a single Andrena cerasifolii isolate SP2316 chromosome 8, iyAndCera1_principal, whole genome shotgun sequence genomic region:
- the LOC143372386 gene encoding LOW QUALITY PROTEIN: uncharacterized protein LOC143372386 (The sequence of the model RefSeq protein was modified relative to this genomic sequence to represent the inferred CDS: inserted 2 bases in 1 codon): MSLKQIGKFEGLNEISINVYSFEVEVKKGPAVFPLRLTSHKRDRHVNLLYTPNQERGDVGHYFMLIKDLSRLVSMQLSRHRENKFICDRYEFHQEYMSPLHAQNCKILYTDTDSLIYHIQCEDIYETIKHNIDRFDTSDYPIDNAYNMLRVNKEVPVLMKDENNGAIMTEFVDFRAKMYALLVDGKKDTKKAKGVKTNVIAWVITFDDYAECLQKEIEMVRRQLCIRSKLHKVYTISESKIALSPYDDKRYIVPXTLPCGHYKIPF; encoded by the exons ATGTCTCTGAAGCAAATTGGAAAGTTTGAAGGGTTGAACGAAATCTCCATTAACGTATACAGCTTCGAGGTGGAGGTGAAGAAGGGGCCAGCAGTCTTTCCGCTGCGCCTCACCAGCcacaagagggatcgacacgtcaacctgctctacacgccgaatcaaGAGCGTGGCGATGTAGGGCATTACTTCATGCTAATCAAGGACTTGTCCCGgctggtgagcatgcagttgagcaggcacagagaaaatAAATTCATCTGTGATCG atatgaaTTTCACCAGGAGTACATGTCTCCCTTGCATgctcaaaattgtaaaattctataTACGGACACTGACAGTCTCATTTATCACATTCAATGCGAAGATATCTACGAGACCATAAAacacaatatcgatagatttgaCACATCCGATTATCCCATCgacaatgcatataatatgctgCGCGTAAATAAGGAGGTTCCGgtgctgatgaaggacgaaaataacggtgcgataatgaccgaattcgtagattttagagcgaaaatgtatgcactcctCGTAGACGgcaaaaaagatacaaaaaaggcgaaaggcgtcaagaccaacgtcatagcctgggtgataactttcgacgactacgcggagtgtttgcaaaaggagatcgaaatggtacGCCGGCAATTATGCATACGGtcgaaattgcacaaagtgtacaccatttcggaatccaaaatcgctctaagtccatacgacgacaaacggtatatcgtacc gactCTGCCCTgcggacattataaaattccgttttaa